GTGCCTGGCGCCCCGCCTTTCTCAGGCTGATCCCCCTCGACCGCGACGGGCAGGCGCGCCGGACCACGGCCGGGAGGTGGTTGAGGCCTCCCTGCCGAACAGACGCGTACGTGTCCGAGACACCACACAGCGAGGAGCAACTGCGCTGCCATTACCACCCCGCGGAGCACGCGTTCGTGCGCTGCGGGGCATGCGACAAGCCCCTGTGCGCCGAGTGCGTGCAGCACGGCCCGGTCGGGACGCGCTGCATCGAGTGCCTGCTGGGCATCGTCATCAGGCCCCTCACGCGGGCGCGCCGTATGGGGGCGGCGATGGCCTCGATGGCGACGGCGCTAGCCCTCGGCGCCGGGGTTGGCTACTTGGGCATGTTGAGCGGAATGCTCGGCTGGCTGACGAGCATCGGCCTGGGGCTGGCGGTGGGGTATGTGGCCAGGGCCATCGTCCATCACGCCGCCGCGCCCGGCGTGGAGGCCGCTGCGGGGATTGCGGCGGCCCTCGGCGCCTACTGCGGAACGGTCGTGTGGAGGGCGGTGGAGCGCATGCAGGCGGGAGCTCCGGCGGGCGCGGCGATCACCGCAGCGGCGAGGGTGCACGTGCTGCAATGGGCGCTGATGGGCTTGCTGGCCGCGGGCGCGGCGATCTACTGGATGCGCCGCCGGTAGCGGGAGGAACGGCGATGCAAGACGAGCTATCCATCGCCTGCGAGGCGGTGCGCGGGATCCTGCTGGAATTCATCTCCGGCTTCTTCGCGCAGGCGGGGTGCGAGCGCGCGGTGATCGGGCTGTCGGGGGGGCTGGATTCGGCGGTGACGGCGCTGCTGACCGCGCAGGCGCTGGGCGAGGGCCGTCTCACGTGCGCGCTGATGCCCTGCGGCGAGCTGCGGGCCGATACGCGCGCTGACGCCGAAGAGATCGTCGCCCTCGCCGGCGCAGAGCAGGTCGTGGTTGACATCGCGCCCCAGCTCGACGTCTACTTCCGCCGCTTCCCCGGTGCCGACCGCGTCCGCCGCGGCAACAAGATGGCGCGCGAACGCATGTCCATTCTCTACGACCAATCGTCGGCGCTCGCCGCGCTGGTCGTGGGCACCAGCAACCGCACCGAGTGGTTGCTGGGTTACTTCACCCTGTGGGGCGATATGGGGGCGGCGCTGTCGCCGCTGGCGGGCCTCTACAAGACCCAGGTGCGCCAGCTTGCTCATCATCTCGGCGTGCCGCAGCGCATCATTGACAAGCCGCCGACCGCCGACCTCTGGCGCGGCCAGACCGATGAGGCCGAGCTCGGCGTCACCTACGACCAGGCCGACCGCATCCTGTATCGCCTGCTGGACCTGGAGCTGAGCGCGCACCAGGTCGTGGCAGAGGGCTTCTCGCAGACAAGCGTGAACCGGGTGCTCGAACTCATGCGCGGCTCGGAGTTCAAGCGCCGCCTGCCGGTGACGCCCGATCTCGGTCAGGCCGCACCCCAGGACGATTTCATCTGAGGGGAACCGAACGAAGGACGTGGAAAAGGTGCACGAGGGCGAGGAGAGACGGATATGGTGAAAATCGAGGCCTACCATGACGGGGAATGCTGGTGCGCCCGCGGCATCGGCGAGGATATTTTCACCCAGGGGCACACGTTCGACGAATTGATCGAGAACATCCGCGAAGCGGTCGCGCTGCATTTTGAAGGCGCGGCGCAAGTGCCTGAGGTGCTCGTCATATCCGAGGTGAAACTGCCCGATGCGCCGACTGCCGTCAGCTAGCGGGGCGGACGTCATCCGTCTGTTGAGTTCGCTCGGATACCAGGTCGTGCGTCAACGAGGAAGCCATGCGCGCCTGCGAGCAGACGTCGCGCATGGCGAGCACAACATTACGGTGCCGATGCACAAAGACGTTGCCAAGGGCACGCTGAACGACATCCTGTCAAGCGTCAGCTCACAGACTGGGGCGCCGAAAGAAGAGCTTATCAGCCGGCTTGCACATAAGTGATCGGCCGGCGAAGCCGCCTGCCGGTGACGCCCGATCTCGGCCTGGCTGCACCCCAGGACGATTTCATCTGACCCCGGGGTGAAGCGGTTGCCTGCGCCGGTTGACCGCGCAGCCGCCCGCCGCTCTCCTCGCGCCCGCGGCGCCCCGCAGGTGGCGCGGACGCACGCGGCGAAAGACCCACCCCGGACCTGCCATGCGCCCTTCGGAATTGCGCAAGCTGTTTCGCCTGGAGAACACCTACTGGTGGTACATCGCCAGGCGCGAGCTGGTGCGCGAGCTCCTGCTGAAGCATCGCGCTCGGCTGCCGGCGCGACCGCGAATCCTCGACATCGGCTGCGGGGGCGGGGCGGGGCTGGCAGCCTTCAGTCGCTTGGGCGCGGTGATCGGCCTCGATCGCTCCAACGAGGCATTGCGGCTGTCGCGCTTGCGTGGGCGCTTCCCACTGGTGGGCGGCGCCGTCGAGCGGCTGCCGCTCGCAGACCACTCGGTTGACGTCGTCACCGCCTTGGATGTCCTCGAACACGTGCGCAACGACGCGGCGGCGGCGGGCGAGATGGCGCGGGTGTGTCGCCCGGGGGGGCTGGTGATCGTCACCGTCCCGGCCTACCAGTCGCTGTGGAGCGAGCACGATGAGGCGCTCGATCATTTCCGCCGCTACCGGGCGCGCGAGGTGCGCGGCCTGATGGAGGGGGCCGGCCTGCGGGTGTTGGACCTGTCGTACTGCATCACCCTGCTGCTGCCCGCCATTTTCTCCTTCCGCCTGGCGCAGAAGCTGCTGGGGCAGCTTCACCGCGGACGGCCGAAGACGGCGATCAGGCCACTGCCCGGGTGGCCCAATCGCCTGCTGGTGGGGCTGCTGCGGCTGGAGACGGCATGGCTGCTGCGGGTGCCGCTGCCGTGCGGAGTCTCGGCGGTGTGCGTGGCGGGGAAGTCGCGCCGTAGGTGAGAAGGTGGGACGGCGCAGGGCGCCGAATACGGACGCCGGGAAGGGAAGGAAAAGGCGATGGGGTGGGACGTCTTTGCCTACTGGATCTGCTTCATCTCGGGCCTGATCTACGCGCTGGTCGCGGCCCTGCTCGGGGGCGTGTTCGGCTTTGGGCACGACGGGCTTGAGGCGGGCGGCGGTCTGGAGCCGGCGGCCCATGACTTCGGCACTGCGCATGACGTCGGCGCGGGCCATGGCGAGGCCTACGGCGGGGCCGGCGCCGAAGAGGTCGCGATTTCCCCGCTCTCCCCGATGACCATGGCCACCTTCAGCACCGTCTTCGGCGGCACCGGCCTGGTCCTCACCAACATGTTCAAGTACAACCTCTACATTACCCTGCCCGCGTCGGTGGCGGCGGGAGTGGTGGTGGCGGCGGGGGTCTTCACCCTGTTCTATCGAGTGTTCGCGTCGGTGCAGGCGTCGAGCGAGGTGCGCATGGACGCGATCGCGGGCTTGCCCGCCGAGGTGACGATCGCCATTCCCGCCGACAGCGTGGGAGAAGTGGCCTACGTCAGCCTGGAGGGGCGCTACACCGCGATCGCCCGTTCCGCCACCGGCGCCGCCATTCCTCGCCACGCGCAGGTGCGCATCGCGCGCGTGGTCGGCAATACGGTCTATGTCGCCCCGGTGGAGCCGGGCGAAGGCTCCGCCGGGCAGCAGGTATCCTGAGCGCTACGGAGGCATCCCATGGAGTGGTTCCTGTCGTCGCCCGGTCGCGGCATTCCGCTGGTTGTCGGCGCCGTCATCACCGTCGTTATCCTCTTCGTCATCGTCTACGCCAACCGCTACGTCAAGGTTGGCCCCAACACGGTGCTCGTCATCTCGGGCAAACGGCGCAACATTCGCGCCGAGGACGGCACCGTCCAAAGCGTGGGGTTTCGCATCCGCGTGGGCGGCGGCGCCTTCGTGTGGCCGGTGCTGGAGCGGGTGGACACGCTGTCGCTGGAGATCATGACCCTGGAGGTGCGCACGCCCGAGGTCTATACCATGCAAGGCGTGCCCATCGTGGTGGACGGCATCGCCCAGATCAAAGTGCGCGGGGACGACGTCTCCATCCGCACCGCGGCCGAGCAGTTCCTGGGTAAGAACCAGACCGAGATCGCGCAGATCGCCCTGCAGACGGTTGAGGGGCACCTGCGCGCCATTCTGGGCACGATGTCGGTCGAGGAGGTCTATAGGAACCGCGAGGCCTTCGCCGCGCGCGTGCAGGAGGTCGCCGCGACCGATCTCGTCAACATGGGTCTGACCATCGTCTCCTTCACCATCCGCGACATCCGCGACAGCCACGGCTACCTGGAGGCGCTGGGCAAGCCGCGCATCGCCCAGGTCAAGCGCGACGCCGTCATCGGCGAGGCGGAAGCGGCGCGCGATGCCACCATCAAGTCGGCAGTCGCCAACCAGGAGGGTCAGCAGGCGAAGTACGGCGCGGATAGCAAGATCGCCGAGGCGCAGCGCGACTATGCGATCAACGTCGCGGAGTACAAGGCCGCGTCGTCCCAGAAGCAGGCGGGAGCCGACCTCGCCTACGACCTGCAGAAGTTCAAGACCGAGCAGTTGGTGCGCGCTGAGGAAGTGCAAGTCCAGGTGATCGAGAAGGAGAAGCAGATCGACGTCCAGGCGCGTGAGGTTGACCGCCGGACGAAAGAATTGACCGCCACCGTCGAGAAGCCCGCGGCGGCGGAGCGCTGCCGCATCCAGACGCTCGCCGAAGCGGAGCAGTTCCGCCTGCGCGCCACCGCGGCCGGTCAGGCCGATGCCACCCGCGCGGTGGGCTTGGCCGACGCCGACGCCAACAAGGCGAAAGGTCTGGCGCAAGCGGACATCATCAAGGCCCAGGGCTTCTCGGAAGCGGAGGCCATGTCCAAGAAGGCGGACGCATGGCGCGAGTACAACGAGGCGGCCATCGCGCAGACGTTCATCGAGAAGCTGCCGCAGATTGCCGCCGCCGTTTCCGCGCCGCTGGCGAAGACCGAGCGCATCGTGGTCGTCTCCACCGGCGGCGACTCGGCGGGCGCCGACAAGGTGACCCGCGACGTAGTCAAGATCATCGCCCAATTGCCGCCGGTGCTGGAAGCGATGACCGGCATGAAGCTCGAGGACATCCTCGCGCGCCTGCCGCACCTCGGCGAGCAGGCAGCGCCGGCCTCCGCGGCGGGGCAAACCGGCCCGCTATCGCAGGAGAACAAGGGCGAGACCGGCGCCAAGTAGGAAGGTCGGGCAGACGGCGCGCCGGCAGCCGAGCTCGACGGGCGCGCCTGTGGCGATGGCGTGAAGATGCTGGAGGCCACACGTCCCGCCGCCGTCAGCATCTGGCACGCCACCGGCGGCGCAGCGCGCGGCGGCGCGGGAGTGCTTCGCGTGCGCTCCACGTGTTATGCGAGAAGCCACTGGCGTACAACGCGGCGGAGGCGTGCGAAATGGCGCGGGCGGCGCGGCGCCGGAGCCTCGTGTTCGCGTAACGGGTCAGGTTCCGTTTCGATCCCCGCTTCATCTACCGTCCAGTGGGACTTCTTGCTGGCGTCCGTTCCATCACCATCGGAAAGGGAGGTTCAGCAGAGGATGATGTTCTGCCCGGGATGTGGCTATGAATTTCGGGAGGGG
This genomic stretch from Armatimonadota bacterium harbors:
- a CDS encoding NAD+ synthase; this encodes MQDELSIACEAVRGILLEFISGFFAQAGCERAVIGLSGGLDSAVTALLTAQALGEGRLTCALMPCGELRADTRADAEEIVALAGAEQVVVDIAPQLDVYFRRFPGADRVRRGNKMARERMSILYDQSSALAALVVGTSNRTEWLLGYFTLWGDMGAALSPLAGLYKTQVRQLAHHLGVPQRIIDKPPTADLWRGQTDEAELGVTYDQADRILYRLLDLELSAHQVVAEGFSQTSVNRVLELMRGSEFKRRLPVTPDLGQAAPQDDFI
- a CDS encoding type II toxin-antitoxin system HicB family antitoxin, which gives rise to MVKIEAYHDGECWCARGIGEDIFTQGHTFDELIENIREAVALHFEGAAQVPEVLVISEVKLPDAPTAVS
- a CDS encoding type II toxin-antitoxin system HicA family toxin; translation: MRRLPSASGADVIRLLSSLGYQVVRQRGSHARLRADVAHGEHNITVPMHKDVAKGTLNDILSSVSSQTGAPKEELISRLAHK
- a CDS encoding class I SAM-dependent methyltransferase, whose product is MRPSELRKLFRLENTYWWYIARRELVRELLLKHRARLPARPRILDIGCGGGAGLAAFSRLGAVIGLDRSNEALRLSRLRGRFPLVGGAVERLPLADHSVDVVTALDVLEHVRNDAAAAGEMARVCRPGGLVIVTVPAYQSLWSEHDEALDHFRRYRAREVRGLMEGAGLRVLDLSYCITLLLPAIFSFRLAQKLLGQLHRGRPKTAIRPLPGWPNRLLVGLLRLETAWLLRVPLPCGVSAVCVAGKSRRR
- a CDS encoding SPFH domain-containing protein; translated protein: MEWFLSSPGRGIPLVVGAVITVVILFVIVYANRYVKVGPNTVLVISGKRRNIRAEDGTVQSVGFRIRVGGGAFVWPVLERVDTLSLEIMTLEVRTPEVYTMQGVPIVVDGIAQIKVRGDDVSIRTAAEQFLGKNQTEIAQIALQTVEGHLRAILGTMSVEEVYRNREAFAARVQEVAATDLVNMGLTIVSFTIRDIRDSHGYLEALGKPRIAQVKRDAVIGEAEAARDATIKSAVANQEGQQAKYGADSKIAEAQRDYAINVAEYKAASSQKQAGADLAYDLQKFKTEQLVRAEEVQVQVIEKEKQIDVQAREVDRRTKELTATVEKPAAAERCRIQTLAEAEQFRLRATAAGQADATRAVGLADADANKAKGLAQADIIKAQGFSEAEAMSKKADAWREYNEAAIAQTFIEKLPQIAAAVSAPLAKTERIVVVSTGGDSAGADKVTRDVVKIIAQLPPVLEAMTGMKLEDILARLPHLGEQAAPASAAGQTGPLSQENKGETGAK